A region of Streptomyces sp. TG1A-60 DNA encodes the following proteins:
- a CDS encoding FkbM family methyltransferase has protein sequence MTTLAARLAPLLPDRVIAVAARLVYPRFEPELSRLDELCPPGCGTAVDVGGWYGPWTRRLSGRAGRVVTVEPVPRLARLLTSTSPANVRVVEAAASDQPGTARLWLPPGDDGGRGVSSLVRRDIHARALDVRCVTLDGLGLTDVGFVKIDVDGNELAVLRGASGLLARDRPALFVELESRIQPIAPVVDLLAGLGYAGWVLPAGTWLRLDPAVLEAHQARTSYVASRGLLRRVLPFAGPRYVNSVLFLPDGRRPGEPAPASGAVRDDGPHALPETPRPR, from the coding sequence TTGACCACCCTCGCCGCACGGCTCGCGCCGCTCCTGCCGGACCGGGTGATCGCCGTGGCCGCCCGGCTCGTCTACCCGCGCTTCGAGCCGGAACTGTCCCGGCTCGACGAACTGTGCCCGCCCGGCTGCGGCACGGCGGTGGACGTCGGCGGCTGGTACGGCCCCTGGACGCGCCGGCTGTCGGGGCGCGCCGGGCGCGTGGTGACCGTCGAGCCGGTGCCCCGGCTGGCCCGGCTGCTCACCTCCACCTCCCCCGCCAACGTCCGCGTCGTCGAGGCCGCCGCCTCCGACCAGCCGGGCACGGCCCGACTCTGGCTGCCGCCGGGCGACGACGGCGGTCGGGGCGTGTCGTCGCTGGTCCGCCGGGACATCCACGCCCGCGCGCTGGACGTCCGCTGCGTCACCCTCGACGGTCTCGGCCTGACGGACGTCGGGTTCGTCAAGATCGACGTGGACGGCAACGAACTGGCCGTCCTGCGCGGCGCGTCCGGCCTCCTCGCCCGCGACCGCCCGGCCCTCTTCGTCGAGCTGGAGTCCCGTATCCAGCCGATCGCCCCGGTCGTCGACCTCCTCGCCGGCCTCGGCTACGCCGGCTGGGTCCTGCCCGCCGGGACCTGGCTCCGCCTCGACCCGGCCGTCCTGGAGGCCCACCAGGCGCGTACGTCGTACGTGGCGTCCCGGGGGCTGCTCCGCCGCGTCCTGCCGTTCGCCGGCCCCCGGTACGTCAACTCGGTGCTGTTCCTGCCGGACGGGCGCCGTCCGGGTGAGCCGGCCCCCGCGTCCGGCGCCGTACGCGACGATGGACCGCATGCCCTCCCCGAAACGCCCCGGCCCCGATAA
- a CDS encoding MEDS domain-containing protein yields MTPQHPAERTVPVERLRLGDHACMGPGDIEGAGESPWKVFTAYTRTSLARGEKVLLVMDPDDLTDDEVVALLDRGSGQVVAARAGGQLSLKRSTEIYVPDGRFQERRTMDAYASEVDRARDEGWAGLRVTADMSWAPRMNLGHDRLLDYEASVAPLFADPLFTAICWYDRQRFDDDLAARVGKVHPLRVMERLDSLEVTETPDGGRFAGTAELSTRTEFVEALREALEHRNDAGPSHVVLDLRDLCFMEAHCAWQLISVAASLPAGSEVTVRCGELLGLVLEQLGAEEVPQLVVRVEGEDEDDGEGDGKGEEDGVG; encoded by the coding sequence ATGACGCCCCAGCACCCCGCGGAGCGAACCGTGCCCGTCGAGCGGCTACGACTGGGGGACCACGCGTGCATGGGGCCGGGGGACATCGAGGGGGCCGGGGAGTCGCCGTGGAAGGTGTTCACGGCGTACACCCGGACGAGTCTGGCGCGCGGGGAGAAGGTCCTGCTGGTCATGGACCCGGACGACCTGACCGACGACGAGGTGGTCGCGCTGCTGGACCGGGGCAGCGGGCAGGTCGTGGCGGCGCGGGCGGGCGGCCAGCTGTCACTCAAACGCAGCACGGAGATCTACGTTCCCGACGGCCGCTTCCAGGAACGGCGCACGATGGACGCGTACGCCTCCGAGGTCGACCGCGCCCGCGACGAGGGCTGGGCGGGGCTGCGGGTCACCGCCGACATGAGCTGGGCGCCCCGGATGAACCTCGGCCACGACCGGCTGCTGGACTACGAGGCCTCGGTGGCGCCGCTTTTCGCGGACCCGCTGTTCACCGCGATCTGCTGGTACGACCGTCAGCGGTTCGACGACGACCTGGCCGCCCGCGTCGGCAAGGTGCACCCGCTGCGGGTCATGGAGCGGCTGGACTCCCTGGAGGTCACCGAGACCCCGGACGGCGGCCGGTTCGCCGGCACCGCGGAGCTGAGCACGCGGACCGAGTTCGTCGAGGCGCTGCGCGAGGCGCTGGAACACCGGAACGACGCCGGCCCCAGCCACGTCGTCCTCGACCTCCGTGATCTGTGCTTCATGGAGGCCCACTGCGCCTGGCAGCTGATCAGCGTCGCCGCGTCGCTGCCGGCCGGCAGCGAGGTCACCGTGCGCTGCGGCGAGCTGCTGGGGCTGGTACTGGAGCAGTTGGGCGCCGAAGAGGTGCCGCAGTTGGTCGTCCGCGTGGAGGGCGAGGACGAGGACGACGGGGAAGGGGACGGGAAAGGGGAGGAGGACGGGGTCGGGTGA